In Nitrososphaerales archaeon, one genomic interval encodes:
- a CDS encoding 4Fe-4S dicluster domain-containing protein codes for MIGKRIKKDNLEKLFIDISKEYKVIGPVRNKEDFILKEVEDFDEVTLDYPTTILPPKSFIIPYREPIFALDRGEFKELIPNEKMAFFGLHICDINAIERLDLALWDDPYYMARRKKMFIVGISCKPTETCFCKSMGANVLTNACDLFLNVEGDNYVGFSMTEKGRKILSQLYFEPEVVNVREVRIDYEEKPHIDLHKINRIILEDYNNPIWEDTAKRCLACTNCTLVCPLCYCYDVIDETFINSNEGERVRCWDSCLLLSFARVAGGLNFRKDLKARYRNIYIHKFKTYVDEFGVPSCVGCGRCIIFCPAKIDMKDVLCKLGGA; via the coding sequence ATGATAGGAAAGAGGATTAAAAAAGATAATTTAGAGAAGCTCTTCATCGATATAAGCAAGGAATACAAAGTCATCGGCCCTGTCAGAAATAAGGAGGATTTTATCCTGAAAGAGGTTGAAGATTTCGATGAGGTTACATTAGATTACCCTACAACTATACTCCCGCCAAAGAGTTTTATCATACCATATAGAGAGCCGATCTTCGCTCTCGATCGTGGAGAGTTCAAAGAGTTGATTCCGAATGAGAAAATGGCATTCTTCGGATTGCACATATGTGATATAAATGCGATAGAGAGGCTCGATTTAGCACTCTGGGACGATCCATACTACATGGCGAGGCGTAAGAAGATGTTCATCGTAGGGATTTCATGTAAACCCACGGAGACGTGCTTTTGCAAATCGATGGGAGCGAATGTCTTAACGAATGCATGTGACCTTTTTCTTAATGTTGAAGGAGATAATTATGTTGGGTTCTCGATGACCGAAAAGGGTAGAAAGATCCTTTCACAACTATACTTCGAACCAGAGGTTGTCAATGTTAGAGAGGTTAGGATCGATTATGAAGAAAAACCACATATCGATCTTCATAAGATCAATAGAATAATCCTCGAAGATTATAACAATCCTATCTGGGAAGATACTGCAAAGAGGTGTTTGGCCTGTACGAATTGCACACTCGTCTGCCCCTTATGTTACTGCTACGATGTTATAGACGAGACATTTATAAATTCAAACGAGGGCGAGAGGGTAAGGTGTTGGGACTCTTGCCTTCTACTCAGCTTCGCGAGGGTCGCTGGAGGGTTGAATTTCCGGAAGGATCTGAAGGCGAGGTATAGGAATATTTACATCCACAAGTTCAAGACGTACGTAGATGAATTCGGGGTTCCTAGTTGTGTCGGTTGTGGAAGATGCATAATATTCTGCCCCGCAAAGATAGATATGAAAGATGTACTGTGCAAGTTGGGAGGTGCATAA